Proteins from a single region of Butyrivibrio fibrisolvens:
- the abc-f gene encoding ribosomal protection-like ABC-F family protein: protein MLLSCHNICKSFDGKDILKGVSFHIEANEKAAIVGINGAGKTTLLKIITGQLSPDEGEVVFAKDTSFGYLAQNQNIDSSNTIYDELKLVKKDTIELEERIREAEDKMKVLTGDELTKLMNDYTAMTHHFQLIDGYAWQSEVAGVARGLGFTDEEFGKPISTLSGGQKTRVALGKLLLQKPDLIILDEPTNHLDMNSIQWLETYLLNYKGAVLIVSHDRYFLDKIAGKIVEIDQTKSGIYNGNYSFYATEKEKRRAIAWHAYINQQQEIKHQQDVIDKLKSFNREKSIKRAESREKMLAKIERIEKPTEVDDEMKIKLTPSCVSGNDVLNVEGISKSFDNAHLFENISFEIKRGERVAIIGDNGTGKTTMLKIINGLLPPDAGKITLGVKVHPGYYDQEHHVLHDEKTLFEEISDEYPTLNNTEIRNTLAAFLFTGEDVFKRVGDLSGGEKGRMSLAKLMLSEANLLLLDEPTNHLDITSKEVLESALNGYEGTVLYVSHDRYFINKTATRILDLTSGVLVNYLGNYDYYLEHHDERMAQILSGNQSATATAAASGVLLGGQSASTLGSTTSASASGTIKSNSFQYAGDSADSTDGKADWKAQKAAAAQQKKKEKELKACEEEIAKLEERNEVLNEEMSRPEIATDLAELRKRTDEQEDITAKLEVLYDKWAMLSE, encoded by the coding sequence ATGTTACTTTCATGTCACAATATATGTAAATCATTTGATGGAAAAGATATCTTAAAAGGTGTTTCTTTTCATATAGAAGCCAATGAAAAAGCAGCTATTGTCGGCATCAATGGAGCGGGCAAGACTACGCTGCTTAAGATAATCACAGGTCAGCTTTCTCCAGACGAAGGCGAAGTTGTTTTTGCTAAGGATACAAGTTTTGGATATCTGGCGCAGAACCAGAATATAGACTCATCTAACACAATCTATGATGAACTTAAGCTTGTAAAAAAGGATACGATTGAGCTTGAAGAGAGGATCCGTGAAGCTGAAGACAAGATGAAGGTCTTAACAGGGGACGAGCTCACAAAGCTCATGAACGACTACACCGCAATGACTCACCACTTCCAGCTTATCGACGGATATGCATGGCAGAGCGAAGTTGCGGGCGTTGCAAGAGGTCTTGGATTTACTGATGAAGAGTTTGGAAAGCCCATCAGCACTCTCTCAGGAGGCCAGAAGACCAGGGTTGCCCTTGGTAAACTCCTTCTGCAAAAGCCTGACCTCATCATCCTTGACGAGCCCACCAACCACCTTGATATGAACTCAATTCAGTGGCTTGAGACCTACCTTCTCAACTACAAGGGCGCAGTACTGATCGTATCCCACGACCGTTACTTCCTTGATAAGATAGCAGGCAAGATCGTTGAGATTGACCAGACCAAGTCCGGCATCTACAACGGCAACTACTCCTTCTATGCTACAGAAAAAGAGAAACGCCGCGCCATTGCTTGGCATGCCTACATCAATCAGCAGCAGGAAATCAAGCACCAGCAGGACGTAATCGATAAGCTTAAGAGCTTTAACAGAGAAAAGTCCATCAAGCGTGCCGAGAGTAGGGAAAAGATGCTGGCCAAGATCGAGCGTATCGAAAAGCCTACAGAAGTTGACGACGAGATGAAGATAAAGCTCACTCCCTCCTGCGTATCAGGTAATGACGTATTAAACGTTGAGGGCATCTCTAAATCTTTTGACAATGCACATCTTTTTGAAAATATATCATTTGAAATAAAAAGAGGTGAAAGAGTAGCCATAATCGGTGATAACGGAACAGGTAAGACCACAATGCTTAAGATAATCAATGGTCTGCTTCCACCTGACGCAGGTAAGATAACACTGGGCGTCAAAGTTCATCCCGGTTACTACGATCAGGAGCACCACGTCCTTCATGATGAGAAGACCCTGTTCGAAGAAATCTCAGATGAGTATCCAACACTAAACAACACTGAGATAAGAAATACACTTGCCGCATTCCTCTTTACAGGAGAAGATGTATTCAAGCGTGTCGGCGACCTCTCCGGTGGTGAAAAAGGACGAATGTCACTTGCAAAGCTTATGCTCTCAGAAGCTAATCTCCTGCTTCTCGATGAGCCTACAAACCACCTTGATATCACAAGTAAGGAAGTTCTTGAAAGCGCTCTTAACGGCTATGAAGGAACAGTCCTTTATGTAAGCCATGACAGATACTTCATCAACAAGACTGCTACCAGGATTCTTGATCTTACAAGCGGCGTCCTTGTTAACTATCTTGGTAACTACGACTATTACCTTGAGCATCATGACGAGCGAATGGCTCAGATCCTGTCAGGTAATCAGTCTGCTACTGCTACGGCTGCAGCAAGCGGCGTACTTCTCGGAGGCCAGAGCGCTTCTACCTTAGGAAGTACCACTTCAGCATCTGCTTCAGGCACGATCAAATCTAACAGCTTCCAGTATGCAGGTGACAGTGCCGATTCTACTGACGGTAAGGCTGACTGGAAAGCCCAGAAAGCCGCTGCTGCCCAGCAGAAGAAGAAGGAAAAAGAGCTTAAGGCCTGCGAAGAAGAAATCGCAAAGCTTGAAGAGCGTAACGAAGTCCTTAACGAAGAAATGTCCAGACCTGAGATCGCAACAGACCTTGCAGAGCTTCGCAAGCGCACGGACGAGCAGGAAGATATAACAGCAAAGCTTGAAGTGCTGTATGATAAGTGGGCTATGCTTTCTGAGTAA